The genomic DNA AATTCCACTCTTTCCTAATCTACCACATTTTTATCCATATTCCCCATCAACTCACATATAAGTCCCCCCCTTCCCATTTTATTCTACATTTGGTCACTTTATCTCCTATTTTCTCTTCTTGGCCGAAATCTGTCTTTCCATTTAATctccatttaattttttttccaactttTCTTTCATTCTTCCATTTTTGAGCCCTCCTTCCAATCCTACTCTTTTCCTTTCAAGACACTCTTTCCCCTTGCTTTCTTTTCTACATGGTCGAATCCTTCCCTCTTTAACCGGTCTTCAATGGCCTTCAATTCACATTCACTCACTTGCTATTCAAAGAATCCTTCCAAGCTTGCTCTACCATTCAAACTCCCTCATTCATTTTAGCTAGACATGGCCGAATCTTCCCCATTCAGTTCAGCTCATTATGGCCGAAATATACCTCTCTTTGACTTGTTTTTAAATGGCCTTCAATCCCATTCAATAATTGCCCATCTAAAAATCCTTCCAAGCTTGCTCTTTCTTTAATATGATCACATTGATTTAAGCAAGGGGAGATGATGAATTTGGCCAGCATTAGAGGAAAAGAGGGGCAGctgcaaaaagaaagaaagaaaggaagaaagactACTACATCAACGACTTTCCCGTCTTGCGATAATTTTCTGGTCTTACACTTCCCTTCCAACTTTACATTCCTCCATTCATTACTCATTCATAATTTAGCTGAAAATACAAAAGAAGGAGGCCAAGAATTCGGCCAAATTCTGCTGgggaagagaaagaggaagcTTATTAAGATTTTCCCGGTTTTTGTACAACTTTCCGATAAAAAACCTttctttcctctcttgcccgAAACCCTCATTGATTCACAGATCCATTCAACAAGTTTGAACATAGGGAGAacggaaggagaagaagaagagaaaagaggAATTGGTCCAAGGAAAGAGCTGCAGAAGAGAGAGCAGAGAAAAACCGTTATTGTCGGAAAAACGCCGTTTTTCGGCGACCGCCCATCCATCTTCACCCAAGCCCCAAAAAAACTACATACCCCACCTACTTTTGACCTTCCAAGTCCATTGGTGGTgttagtttttccatttgaggtcTCCTTCCCATCATTCCAGCACTGTCCAGATTCGGGTGTCCCCCGAGTTTTCCCAATTCCTAGGTGTTTTCTTCATCCCGACTTATCCTGAACACAAAACAAACTACATGCCTACTAGTTTTcaacctcccgagtccattggTAAGGTTGGTTTCTCCATTTGAGGCCTCCAACATCTCGTTCCAGCAGTTTCCAGAACCAGATCCCTAGGTGTTTTTCCGGTTTCACGACGAGTTCGTCCCTTCCACGACCAAGGCGAATCAACCAACGACCCGTGGACCCATGAGCCATCTCCAGCCACGTTCCAAGGTCATTCAAGAGCCACGAACAATATCGTCGCTCAAACCACTTCCTttcccctcttttctttttcggatTTCCTTTACACTTTATCGgttttctttattgttttcaGGTCAAACAAGATCTTTGCTTGTCGAATGCCGCCCATCACCATGTTTAGGGGTCCCTGGGAGTGAAGAACCCTCGTGCCTACTCCAAGAAAATGCCCCGAGCTTCCTTGAGACCCGCTTTTCTCTCTCGGGTCTGTTTGTCTCTAGTAGGGTCTATTTTATGCTAACCGGTTTATTTTCTTGCAATTTCGAGTCACCACAGGTTTTGGTTCGCTGCGAGCCACCCACAACCATATTCATGAGTCCCTTGGCGATCCCGAACCACCATGCTAACTCCGAGAAAACTCCTCGAAAATCCTTGCTTTTGTTCATGTGCCAATCGGATCTATTTCTCCCAATCGGGTCACCTGATTGACCCGATTGGTTCTTCCTTCTCCCGAGACATTTTCCGACTTAGTTTTTCGTCCCGAGGCACAGGTATAACTTTGTTACGATTTAGAGGATCTAggtcttttaattttcaagtaTTATGGGGTGATAAGGCGATCCCATACTGATTTCCATGCATGTTTCAGTATGAaccggtattgttttattgattccgttAAATCTCATATTGTTATGCATGCTTGAATGTTTGTTTGAAATTTACGAGATTATGGCGGCACTGGTTTcgtatttttttgttattgtcaTGTTGTCGATTTAATACTTGCATGAATTATGAAGACGTGAAATGTGTCTCTCGGATGAGAATAGCATGAATCGGTCTAATAATTAAACCAGACTTTACCTGTTTTATCTGCCTTTcttgcgggtcgagcttgactCCCTAGGACATGGTCCACATGGAGTTCAACGCCCcaaccatcgatcacagggtccaatggCCCTATACACAACGAGTGCGTGTCACCTGCATAGCCTTGATTTTCATTACGGTCTTTCAAACTACACAGTGCGCATGAGCAGAATATTGGCCGAATGTGAACCGACCAGTTGAGTTGGCTCTTGGGCCCTTAGGACGAATGGGTCCACGTGAGTAATGGGACAGGACCACACGGTGAACCAACCATCACGATCTGGTCAGCTGAAGCATGAGGACGATAGACTGATCCTTTGACCCAAAGATTCGCTCTTCTTTTGGTCTCTTGAATCGAACCAGTCGGTTCTACGCATTTACAATGTCAAAACGAGTGTGATGAGTGCACCCTAATCAAggcggtaaataaatataaaacagACAAGCTTTAGACAAGTAGAGTATCAAAAGgacgtgcgagatataggcccgcatgtaatagaacccccgaactcaAAACTTCAGGTTCGTATGACCATGTGCCTTTACATCTAGGTGTACCCTTACCTCTAGACCCGAGCTACTCATCGGCCCTCAACCTTCGGGTCGAaaataggtagtggcgactccttctcacgtgtgtccgttacgcgtccccacgggaaggtggatactcccaagtcGCGCGTTCAACATGCATGCATGCGGGCCttgacgagacgaaattcaggTCCGCACAGCTTGGCTACTtcactagggacatttagagggttcgggctcaattccACTTGTTTGCTTGCTTATTTATCGCCTTCTTGCATTTACAGCTTATTTATTTCcacacatttattttctacacATGCATTacatatcatgctagcttttAAGTTCCTATGGGTCGCATCCCACGACCAGTATTAGGAAAcgtaggttagataggggttcgaagtagggtaTAGCATGCAGTTCGACTGCTGTCtcggccttgaaaagaatccgctcgatttcaaggaattcacgcCCTTGAGTCGGAGGCCCTCGTCCTTAGGTAGCACGATCCCTGAAATACCAAACCATGTACTGTGCTATGCCTTTATGCCAACCTACAAACCGTCTTcaacaacagtccatcgagtcggtgTACGTGCCATCTGAGtcctttttctgtttttgagaGAAACATATTTGTACTATGTTaaaatgacagaaacactTTGGTTGGATAAAAAGTGATATACATATAAGACTTGTGCCTGCACAGGTTGCCCATCTTTACCCGTGACTCGGAGTATTTCGATTACTCTAACCCTAGAGTTGTCAGTAAATCATAAACTAATAATCTTGCCCTTGAcactgaaaaaatattttacaaaaaaggAGGTTGCGTGTTGCGGGTCACCTCGGCCAATAACCAGAGTCGACCGATCCCTTGAATCTACCAGGGTCATATGTAAACCCAGAGGGAGCCGGAAGACTAGTCGGTCTGTTCAGAAGTGGTCTAGGAAGGACTCCCATATTCTGACTTGAGCCACATCAAATCGAGTCTAGACTCGAGTCAGGAAGTCCTTAGATATCCATGCTACCCGGACCACATGCCTCggtatttgtaaaaaaaagtgAGTTTGGAAAAGGGCACGATTATCGGTTCATGATTTATCGActcgattacaaattattaaccaGTTCATGTACTTCATTGAAATGTCGAGTCGATCAATTAGCCGAGTAGACCGTCCCAATTACAACATGTGTGGaaacaattaaattaaatgactTACCGAATGCTTTGGTTTGCGGGTTTCAAGCCGTTAAGCCAGCCATGGATGGACCACTTGATGAGAACTCTAATTCCCGACCGTCTCGAAATTAAAACTGATTTTAACCCGAGTTTTTATGATTAATTCAATTTGTGTgagattttaataaaaaatgacaaGGAACTCATCCAAACACACAAATCATGGGAATGCAAATTCACATCAACATTTAATTTATCGGTTTTTAGCTCGAGTGGATCATGACTTCCGATTTCAAACATTAACCTGCGTGATCCTAATTAAACTAAAccattttcatgcaatttccCATTTTTATTAAGCAAATTGACTCCAACTAATATCTCAAATCCCATTTGCTGCGCTGAGACATCGCAATGTGATTCATTTCTTCTCTTAAGCCAAGCAATCATCAGTaatccctttctctctctctctttcttttttttttgtagtatCCAATTTCAAATGGCCAgaacacatatatacattcaTACACGCATACTTCATTCCTTTCATTCTTcgttctctgttttttttcattaaaaaagaaaaaaaaagagtggcAGAGTGCAAATAGGCAAATAGGTAGTGTTTGGTCGATTCCGTTAACGAACCTCATGAACATACAATACCATTCAAACGTCAACTTCATAAAATCAACACCTCTCACGAATTGTCCCTATTGAAGTAGATTAGTTCCATGTTTTATTCCGAATATTCTTTAACTGTGATCAAACAAATAAATTGGTTCATCATTTCGGTTTTCCTTAGAACCATATGAATGCCAAAGCCGAGAGACAAGGGAATTTAGTCATGCCATCAAGGTTTTGAGTCTCATACCTTGCCCACGCTATTGTCAAGAGGTTTGGTGTAAGCTTCGAGATACGGCTTCGGGAAGCTCGTACGGGAGTTGCAGTCGTGGAAGGAAAGTGAGAAGGAAGGGAATGCAGAGGGGCAGGTTTCATGGGGGATCGCCCAGGCTGATCATCctgacactttttttttaaatatatatatatttactcgTACGCGcgtctttttcattttctcaaaATCCGTTGACATTTTCGGAAAGAAAACttcaaaattgagaaattcgaaaaataatcGGCTCCTTGAGAACTCCAATTTGCATTGACGAAGATCGAATTTCGATACAAATCAACGTCGAATGCCCGACCTGCATCGGTCATAATTACTAgattattttcgaaattcaATCTTTAAAATCAGATACTTGAAAACGTTTCGGGACCACCATTGTGTTAAGAAAAATTTAAGGATCGATATTATGTAGAGAAATATTCTTCAGTCCCGAGTAtcgtccccaatttttttaaaaatcgaaATTGATGCACGTAATGCCTGAAATTCTCAGCTTTTCAAACGGACATTCGAAAAATGATTCGGAACCACCATtgtattcagaaaaattcgggGATCAATATTATGCAGAGAAATATTTTCTAGCCTGGAATAttgttttgaatttgaaaatcgaacTTGATCCACGTAAAGGCCGAAGACGTCTCGCAGAGTAATTTTTCTTAGAATATgaaattagagttaaattaagaaaatgccCATGAGTTCAAAAGTAGTGAATGTATCAACAGTCCTCGAgtgccggtggaccaaaacgaGGTACTGATAGTGCCTTCTTATATGAAAAATACGAGCAATTGAGTTTTAAAACAAGGTCTTCTAAGAGTGAGTGTCACATTTGAAAATCCATTTTACTTGCGGTTCCTCGGAAAAGGAAATATTGCCGATTAAGtcatataattttgaaaacaagCATTGATAGATAAAATTAAGCGCTTAACACTCGAGaacttatatatttattcttgGTAGTTCGTCTTCTTACGGGGGATCGTCTGGTGCTTCATTGGTTCTCTGATTTGATGTGCTTCACGAACAATGATCCTAGCCCAGGCCGGAACGAGGTTCTTACAGGcatttttatagaaaattgAGCAGTAGAGTTATGAAAAACAAAACgattaatattaagaaaaggATCAACTAAAAAACAATtgggattaaaaaaatagctacaaaagtttgaggaccataattaaaatttttgccaATAAAAAGTTTGATAAAAtgacgaaaatagaaaaaaaaaaataggcaAATGAATTGGAtgaaaaaaaaccaaaaaaagagaaaatgactgaaataaaaaagcaTTTAAAGCAATAGGatgtaaacaaataaaaaaatagaaaaaagacgAAATGTAACCAAATTAAGGACGAATTGTATAATTTTTCcatagaaaaatgaaattaaacttcttgaaaattttatacaaAAGCACGCTTGTCATAATATTAAACTTTGAAAAAGGTAAAAGGGcattgaaaaaaaacaaaattgagGTTGAGGCCCAAGCTGGCATTAGGGGTGTAAATGAGCCGAAACATTCACGAACGGTTTGAGCTTGGCTCCATGAAAGCTCAAATTTGGCTTGCTCTTATAAATCTCGAGCCTAGCTCGGCTCAAGCTCGTCAAATAaacgagccgagccgagctcAATGTTATTTGGTTCGTGGAGCTCACGAGCCTAAACgagctttatatatatatatatatatatatatattcttttaatttatatattcgtataagatatatatatatatatacatatatatatatattatgagttATTACAGTAGTCCAATTCAAGCCCATGCGAGCTCGAGTTCACAAGCCTATACGAGCTTATATGAGCTCGAGCTCACAAGCCTTAAACGAGTCGAGCTTTGCTAGCGTGTTGAGCCTATATGAGCCAATCCGAGCCTTCACTAAATACAATGAACTGAGCCCAAGCTCGAAGAGTTAGGCTCGCACGAGCTTAAGCTCCGGCCCGAGTTCAGGAATTAATAAATTAGCCGAGCAGCCGAGCTCAAGCCTAGTATATTGGGTTCAACTCGACTCATTTACACCCCTAGCAGGCATAAATCTTGTGGTAAGCGAGCAAGGGTTTTTCCACATAGCATACTATATTAAGTTGAATTGAAAGTTGTATTATCAAacaaattgaatttaattaattgttcataatttaatttaagtgCTAATTTGGTGTTACCAAACCCCATGTAAGATTATAGAGTGTAAATTCCAGACAAGATCCACGAATTACTAAATATGAACATTATATATGGTGAAATTTTAGGCGTGGTAGTTGAATCAGATTGTGCACTCAGATTCTGACCCCCCAAATGTAAGATTATCAAACCCCACGTAAGATTATAGTGTAAATTCCAAACAAGTTCCACGAACTACTAAATATGAACATTTTATATGGTGAAATTTTAGGCGTGGCAGTTGAATCAGATTGTGCACTCAGATTCTGACCCCTCAATTTGTAAGATTATCAAACCCCACGTAAGATTATAGAGTGTAAATTCCAGACAAGTTCCACGAACAACTAAATATGAACATTATATATGGTGAAATTTTAGGTATGGTAGCTGAATCAGAATGTGCACTCAGATTCTGACCCCCCAATGGCAGCTGTGTACTAATCGATTCACTTTATATGATCACTTGTCTCAATGGAGAAATAGTTTCCAGCCAATTTAGATCAACTGCACAAGCAGACGGATACACGACCCTCGTTCTTCAACTTTTATGTTTTGATAAATGTACTTTGGCACGAAAGCAACTTCTTTCTTCTCAGCACAGAGTGCAAGGAAACTTTGTTATACCTTGTAGATATCTATGCAATCAGCATCATATGTCCAACCTTGTAGATGCCTGTGCTATCCGCATCAAAGTAACCTTCCTTTGGTAGATGTTTTCGTCTATGACATTTTTTTGTTGGTCGGCTTGGCTCATGCCTTTATCATTTTAGAGGAATAGCCGTCCAACACATATCCCTAATGTTCGTATTGCCAAATTATTTTAGCTCACAATTACAAGAAAATCTCAAATGATGTTAATTGCTCATaatcatatatgcatgtatttaTGGAATTTATTGAGTAACGTGTATGCATTTTCGATAATAAGATGCccatgagtttttttttataagtaaaatgGTGGGCAGTAGTAATGGCAACATTTTCGCAGCCCACTACATAATGTTTGGGCTCTTGTGTTCAACCGTGAACATATCAGGCGAACTGAACAACCAGTGCAAGTACTTGACCCGTCAGCGTAGCAACACCAGAGACTTAGTATATTTCATAGAAGTCGGAGATGACCCCGGGCCCAAGCCAAAAGTCCACCCTAGCATATGTCCCTAGGTGGATTTGAACTCGAAACTTGGGGGTCTCCAAATCAGATGCGAGTGTTCTTGGAACCAATAGGTCATCACCCTTGATGGTAAGAGGCCCATGAGTTTAGTTAAGGTAATCAATAAGAGACCTATTGATTCCTAAAGGGATGATGCTAATACCATATCTAGAACCAGAGTTATCCAATGGCGCTAAGATGGTAAGTTAAGGACAATctacccaaaagaaaaaaaagaacaggCCTTACTTTAACTGGATTTGTCGCAGGACCTCATTAGAAGATTCTATCTCCCTATGATGATAACTGTGTTCGGCTCTTTGGCTAAGGCCTGAAAGAATAATCAGTGCCAATGACAATTGATGTATACACACAAGAGATTATGAGTATAATTTTCATCAGTTTGATTCTTTTTATCATTTCCCTCCTCTTCTGTTAATCCTATTAGGACCGCAGCCGGCCGCATCTCTGTGCACCGATTAAATCTGATGGGGTCACATACATAAATTGTTTTACAGCATTTTCAAGAAAAGGGACAGCTATGGTAACCAAAAGCTCATTTAGTAATCTTTTCATGATTGtccaatatttttaattggtCGAAAAAGTTTGTTTCTATCTGCATCAAAATATATTCGCCGTCTGCCTATATAAACCATTGGAAATCTCAAAACCTTCTCACCTGCAATATTCCATAATATAGGCATTGCATTAGAAACATAGGTTGAGAACAAAATAAGCGGATATGGATACTCGCCTCAATATCATAATCGTGTCGGTATTGCTGGTTGTTATGGCTACTGTGTCCAACTCCCAGACGGTCTGCAATGCGACTGTCGCGGGGCTCCAGTCTTGCCTGCCAGCAGCTAAGCCACCCAACCCACCGCCACCCACGGCGGCATGCTGCGCTTCGCTGAAGCACGCCGACTTTTGCTGCCTATACTCATACCGAGACTCGCCTTTGCTGCCTTCCCTTGGAGTGGACCCCAAGCTCGCCTTTCTGATCCCTGACAAGTGCCACCTTTCTCATCCTCCTCCTTCCCACTGCTAATCAATCGATTAGTTGTTCGTAATGATGGGATAATAACAACAGCTAGTAACATCGACAATAATGATCGATGATGAAGTGTGTTGGTGGTTTAATATCTTAATTAATAAAGGTTCTACCATGATACTTGTATGACTCGTATTTGGCTCGTATGGGCTCAGATCAATTTTAAGTTATTAGGACCATCATCAGTTAAAGCTCTATTACAATTCTAGTAGTCTATTACAATTCTGGTAGTTGGCCTGATAACTTTTAGTTGATCTGATGACTATGAATAAGCAAGCAATGGTCAATAAAAGTTACTATGCAAGTTCTATGATTACTCAGTAGTACAGTTCTATAAGATTACTTAGCTTGAAGTTTTAATTATCAATTAGTTGATCGCTTGTATATTTTGCAAGTTTTTTTAGCTAATAAAGGGAAATTGATAGCCCCGCTGAGTATTGAACCTGAAACATTTTAATTATCAGGCGGAGCATACACCACTGCATTATGTCCTCTTTTGATTTTTACAAGTTtttaatataacataatttcGGAGAGACTACAAATATCTTCAGCATTTTGGTTTAGACTAATTCCTTGGGGGACTGATTGGGCCTTGATCATGACTACTATAGTACATCTGTTCACAGCTTTTCATATTGAAGGGAGGAAAAGATAAGGACATAGGACCACAAACTGTGATGTTGATTTTGGAAGTATCTTTGTTGTTCCAAATAAAGGGACGATGGCATAATTTTTCGTCCCATCTGAGGCCTAAGTTAACATCTAAAGAGTACTGCCCAGAAAAAAGGGTTAACATCTAAGAGTGAAATTTAAATCACCTACTCTTGGGAGAGAGGGGTGTAATATAATGACTTATGCCCACATTGGGAATGAAAGGATTTAGAGTTCGATTAGTGAGATTTCATGTACCGATCTCTTTAGCTTTCATTTTCCTATATTGGGCCGGTAGTCCTCTCGTATAACCAAAAATAGAAATACGGATCACCATTAGACAGAGACATCCCAGGGCACATATATCTGTTTGAGACCACTGAGGGTATTGTTCATTTACATATACGGGTGGCTACTATATGAGGTGATAAATTGGCCGTCGACTCACTTCAACTCGCTAGCCTATGACAGAGGTGTCCGCTTTCAATTTCATTCGGGTTTTAGCTTGAAACAAAACCATACCAGAAATTGACCTTGTAAGATGTTGGGTTTATCTCTCCTATTTGGAGGATGAAACGGGCTCAATTTTATTGGACTTTAATCAGGTCTTTAATTAGCCCAAGATTCAACATAGGATTTCTCTTTCTCAGTGATATAATCGAGAAAGGAGGCAGCAAATCACTTGCTGTAGAGCAGCCGAATAGAGGCTACAATGGAACAGCCAACCAGCAGAGAACGGCACAGAAAGGCAACAGCAAATAAGTGGCTGAATTCGGACCAGAATGGGCGCTGCAGTgcgagatcaaacctcgatcggaaTGCCAAATCATCTCTGATTGGTACGAAATTTGGGCAACGGCTTCATGACATATGGGGCTAGCTTTTGAAcggtcaaaatttttatttgagcttTGTAGGTGCTATTTTGCCTGAATTTATAATTCCCTCTATCTGGGCAATGGATTTCCTTTTGGTAATCCAAGAAAGGTTTTTTTCCTCTTGAATTAGGGTTAATCCAAGGGATTATCCTTGATGAGAAACTATGTACAGCTACTATTGATTTAGTGGAGTTGGGCTAGAGTTGGTCCAGTGATTTTTCCCACGTTGGGGTTTTCCATATTAAAAATCTCAGTGCTGCTCTACCTTCCTTATTACTTGCTTTTAGATCCTATTTTGATAACACAACACCAGGAAAGAACTACTCGCTGCATGTAGGTATTTGATGATCTGTTCCCAATAGGTGGTATTAGAGTTTCAAGTTTGACGAAGTTGGATTTTTTCTGTGTGCTCAAGATGAAGGTTCACAACGGGATTTGAAATTCTCATTGAGGGGGAGATAGGAAAATTAGAGGATGCAGGACAGATTCATGAAGAAGGATATGGCACTCAGTTTAGCCGTGAAAAGTGAAAGCTTTCACAATGTTCGTTGATTATCGCTCACGAGTAGAGTTGATCCTACAAATATGTTATTCCTCCTATAGATGAAGAGCCTGCAGTTGTTGAGATACCTATGAACGAAGGGGTGAAGCAGCATGCTCAACAAGTACAAGCAGAGGGTCTACCTAGAAGATCAAGTATGGAAACCACAAGCTTTGAAGATTTTGCCTCACGAAGGTGGAGGGAAAAAGCCCGACCTTGAGGATTGATGGTATTGCCTGAACAGAGAGACcccaaatagtcgggagggggatTTATAGCAAGAGACTGGCTCAATTTTATTGGGTTTTAACCGGGTCTTTAATTGACCCAAGATTAAGCATGGACTGCAAGGGAGCAGCCAACCAACGGAGAACGACATAGCACGGCAGCAGCAAATAAGTGGTTGATCTGCAGAAGAACATGCCAGAATTCAAACCAGACCGGACAGCACATAGCGTGAGACGAAACCTCGATCGAAACATCAGTTCATCTCTGATTGAGATGAAATTGGCCGGTGAGCCACCTAAAGTCACATACGGGATGAGGATACTAACCGCCTAATGATTTAAGTTTGAGTCGGTCTTTCTAACAAGAGAATCAGTCCGGGGGCGTTGTTACGAGATTAGAGGACCGCTAGCCAATAAATCGCCATTTCGGTACACTCATGGGCTCTTAAGAGttctaattctttttattcAGTAAATTCGAGTTATTTAATCCTAAGGTCGGGTCTACATTCACGAATGTTCAAGGAAATCAAAGAATGAATCACAGACTCCGCATGATACATGTGCTTAtacaattatttagtccgactCAAAATGGGCCATACATTCGGGCCaagaaagaatgaaaatgGCCATACCTTCAGGCCAATTATACATTGGCCATACATTCATGTCAACATTCACACAACGAGCCGAGTGGGCCTAGAAATGGGCTAAGGCCCAAAGGAGGAAAATGGGCCTAGGGCCCTAaccttaaaaaaattctaagtTAATTTCCTATgtctacttattttatttatggtTTTTCGATTTTACCCAATTTCACTAACATGACCATATTTACGTGAATTAGCCATTAATccctaaaattctacaaatAAAAGGTGATCCTAATCCCTTAAGATCAATTTGACCTTCAATTTGAATCCTAAGACTCAATTAGTGGGTTGATTACTCTTAATCTCTGTGACACATGTCAATGTATATGATTATTCATTTTCACATAATAAATCGTATTATTAATCTGATTAAGTCAAGTGGTTGACTAATCCAATTTAGGGGATCCAGGGTGCTAATGATCTGCCCTCAAGGTTATGAAGACCTTCCTAAGAGTCTAAGACATCCTAATTGTATCTaattacccctagacccctgTAATTAAGTC from Punica granatum isolate Tunisia-2019 chromosome 2, ASM765513v2, whole genome shotgun sequence includes the following:
- the LOC116193799 gene encoding putative lipid-transfer protein DIR1, encoding MDTRLNIIIVSVLLVVMATVSNSQTVCNATVAGLQSCLPAAKPPNPPPPTAACCASLKHADFCCLYSYRDSPLLPSLGVDPKLAFLIPDKCHLSHPPPSHC